A region from the Acomys russatus chromosome 20, mAcoRus1.1, whole genome shotgun sequence genome encodes:
- the LOC127204305 gene encoding zinc finger protein 516-like has product MGAFPGAQLRRCCSPGEVAPTVLSNGDQSHKLGNNLPEKDLSEPKVGIATPTVSMLESSFRETAKGSEQHRFFLDLKMPAFHPKQEVPSTVDRVDFPPSMEMTSLQLTLDGQAGHSQEKLSALHKEHGGAGKRASAPDLVPLDLSMRSSRDDPSSKEACSPQAALVIHPCPYCNHKTYYPEVLWMHKRIWHRVSCSSVAPPWTQPNGHRSIRSSLVFLARSGRTGPPPALGGKECQPLLLARFTRTQVPGGVPGSKSNPSPLGVTTKAASMPKNKESHSGAPCALWASGPDGYRQTRAGHGQEPSSATVQGPLAKPKQEASSKLAPSPGGGGLSRSATPTPSVITRVGAQPSANSKPSEKLGVPAVGAGFAPPNKHSAPDSLKAKFSPQPQGQPPVKGEGGSPLPPREAPVKAAQELRTLATCAAGSRGDVASQAPPGASPTLHSIKSEPAVEGQEKRVDILSIFKTYIPKDFATLYPGWGVSSPGPEHRGTPRTQARQGDFVCVECGKSFHQPSQLRAHLRAHTAVFECDGPRGSEVHTASTDAPKQGRDHTTPGTVPAGPLRKGT; this is encoded by the exons ATGGGGGCCTTTCCGG GCGCCCAGCTACGCCGCTGCTGCTCTCCAGGAGAGGTGGCACCCACCGTGCTCTCCAACGGAGACCAGAGTCACAAACTTGGAAATAACCTGCCAGAGAAAGACCTCAGTGAGCCCAAGGTGGGGATTGCCACACCGACCGTGTCCATGCTCGAAAGCAGCTTCAGAGAGACGGCCAAGGGTTCCGAGCAGCATAGATTTTTTCTTGACTTAAAGATGCCAGCATTTCACCCCAAGCAGGAGGTGCCCAGCACTGTTGACCGGGTCGATTTTCCTCCAAGCATGGAAATGACCAGCCTGCAGCTCACCTTGGACGGCCAGGCTGGGCACTCACAAGAAAAGCTGTCTGCTTTGCACAAGGAGCACGGCGGGGCAGGAAAGCGGGCATCCGCCCCTGACCTGGTCCCTCTGGACTTGAGCATGAGGTCGAGCCGAGACGACCCCAGCAGCAAGGAAGCGTGCTCCCCGCAGGCGGCCCTGGTCATTCACCCGTGTCCTTACTGTAACCACAAGACCTACTACCCTGAGGTCCTGTGGATGCACAAGCGCATCTGGCACAGGGTCAGCTGTAGCTCTGTGGCGCCTCCTTGGACTCAGCCTAACGGCCATAGGAGCATCCGCAGCAGCTTGGTTTTCCTTGCTCGCAGTGGGCGCACAGGCCCCCCGCCTGCTCTTGGGGGCAAAGAGTGCCAGCCCCTGCTCCTTGCTCGCTTTACCCGCACCCAGGTGCCAGGCGGGGTACCAGGGTCAAAGAGCAACCCTTCTCCCCTTGGGGTGACCACAAAAGCCGCTAGCATGCCTAAGAATAAGGAGAGCCATTCCGGGGCCCCCTGTGCTCTGTGGGCCTCTGGCCCCGATGGATATCGACAGACCAGAGCTGGCCATGGCCAGGAGCCTTCCAGTGCTACGGTGCAGGGACCCCTGGCCAAACCCAAACAGGAGGCCAGCTCCAAGTTGGCACCTTCCCCAGGCGGCGGGGGTCTCAGCAGAAGTGCCACCCCCACACCCTCGGTCATAACCCGTGTTGGTGCCCAGCCCTCAGCCAATAGCAAGCCCTCGGAGAAACTCGGGGTCCCTGCGGTGGGTGCTGGCTTTGCCCCTCCGAATAAGCACAGTGCCCCAGACTCTCTCAAAGCCAAATTCAGCCCTCAGCCTCAGGGTCAGCCTCCTGTGAAAGGTGAAGGAGGCTCTCCTCTACCTCCCCGAGAAGCCCCCGTGAAGGCAGCCCAGGAGCTGAGAACACTAGCCACCTGTGCAGCGGGGTCCAGAGGGGATGTGGCCTCTCAGGCTCCACCTGGCGCATCCCCCACCTTACACTCCATCAAGTCGGAGCCAGCAGTTGAGGGGCAGGAGAAGCGCGTGGACATCCTCAGTATCTTTAAGACGTACATTCCAAAGGACTTCGCCACACTCTACCCGGGCTGGGGTGTCAGCAGCCCCGGGCCTGAGCACAGAG GGACACCGCGGACACAGGCCCGCCAGGGAGACTTTGTCTGTGTGGAGTGCGGCAAGAGTTTCCACCAGCCCAGTCAACTCAGGGCCCACCTTCGGGCACACACAG CGGTGTTTGAGTGTGACGGTCCACGAGGTTCTGAAGTTCACACAGCCTCCACGGATGCCCCCAAACAA ggGAGAGACCACACTACCCCAGGGACTGTGCCGGCGGGACCCCTCCGAAAGGGGACCTAG